Below is a genomic region from Prochlorococcus marinus str. MIT 0918.
TGCTAACTACGACATCAGCACATTTTAAAAGCCCATTTGTACCTTTAGCAATTGATGAAATATTTACTTTTCTATAAGACAAGCCTTCCAACAATGAAGCTTTTGGATTTAGATTCTTTCTTCTTCTTGCAAAATTAAGCATCTCCTGAGAATCATCAACACCAATAACATTTGCCTTTGGCCACCTACAAGCTATTTTTTCAGAGATTTGACCAGGACCACATCCAAGATCAATCATTAAAACACTTGAATCTAAAGTTTTTCTAAATTTATTTATACATTTCTCAACAGCCCCCAAAAATTTCTCATTAACTTCTGAAAAGTCATTTTCTGCATAAGCCTGCACCTGAAAGAGGTCCTGCATCAACTCTGGCTCTGTAACACGTTGCACAATAAATTGCGGATATCACTTGTTTTTATAATAGACACTGTCACTGGTGGTAAAAATTAGTTGCTTGCGCTAGCGATGGGGTTAGTGTGCTTAATACTTACAGAAAAAGATTTTGTCCTTAGCAACTAGCAAACAAGACATTGGTGCTTCGTATTCATCAACAGAGGGAGCAAGTAAAGATTTTCCTAAAAGTGCTCCTGCTGCAAATCCTGTCTTTTATAGGACTTATAGCCGAAAAACACCTTTAGGTCGTGAAAGCTGGGAACAAGTAAGTACAAGAAATCTTGAGGGACTAGTTCAACTAGGAAGCTTAACTAAAAGCGAAGTTGATCTAATGCAAAGAATGCAATCAGAAAAGAAAGCTCTACCTTCAGGAAGATGGTTATGGATTGGTGGAACAGATTGGATTAATAAAGAAAAAAATTTTTCAGGGGCATATAATTGCACATCAACAAATCTCATTGACTGGGAAGCATTTGCCCTAATGATGGATTTGGCAATGATGGGCTGCGGAACAGGTGCGATTATTGAACCTCATTTAATCAATCAATTACCAATTATTCTTAATCGAATCCAAATAAATTCTGTATCTAACATAGGAATTACAAAAGATAGTCTGCGTCAGGAACATACAACTAAAACAATAAACAAGAACACTGTTTCTATAAAAGTTGGTGATAGCCGCAGAGGTTGGGTGGAAAGCTATCGAACCCTCTTAGAATTGAGCAGTGATCCTCAATTCAATGGAAATACAGTTGAGGTAAACATAGATCTAACAGATGTAAGGCCAGCAGGTGAATCACTTAAAGGGTTTGGTGGAATGGCTAATCCAGTGAAATTAAAAGACTTATACCCTCGAGTTGCAGACATTCTCACTAAAGGCATAGGCAGGCAACTAACTTCAGTTGAATGCTGTTTACTTATAGATGAAGCAGCAGTGACAATTGTTGCAGGAAATATTAGAAGAAGTGCAGGCATGCGCCAATTCTCTTCTAATGATTTTCTAGCTTCATCTGCTAAAGAAAATTTGTGGCAACAAGATTCGAATGGAAATTGGAGAATTGATCCAGAAAGGGATGCCCTTCGAATGGCTAATCACACGCGCGTGTATCACAGCCGTCCTTCTCTTAAAGAAATAAATGATGCCGTAACAAAACAATTTCATTCTGGAGAAGGTGCTATCCAATTTGCTCCTGAAGCAATAGCTAGATCAAACGCTGATCTTTTAACTACAAAAAAACTAAAAGATCAATTCATCAAAATCTATTGCGAAGAAGGTAAAGCAGAATCATCAAAATGGTTACAAAACACCTTTGGTCCTATTGAGCCATATGAATTAGAACATCGCCTTGGCAGATATGGACTCAACCCATGTGGAGAGATTCTTGGAGCAGATTTTCATTGCAACCTTGCAGAAGTCCATCTAAATCAAATAAATCCTTCTGACAAAGAAGGACAAACTAATGCATTCAAAGCAGCAGCTCTTTCAGTTGCATGCCTATTAAATCACCGATTTGAAATTGATCGCTATAGAAAAAGTAGACAATTAGACCCAATAGTTGGTGTTAGCTTTACAGGTTTATTTGATTTCTTTGTTCACGCGTTTGGAACCCCATGGCTTAAATGGTGGGAGCAAGGTCGACCTGATTCAAAAGAAGGGCAGGAGTTTAAAATTAAAGAAAAAGAATATTTAAAAAGTTGGAAAGATGTTGTCAACCAAACAGTTTGGGAATATTGCGACAAACATAACTTACGTAGACCAAATAGATGTACAACTGTTCAACCTGCAGGAACTAAAAGCTTATTAACTGGAGCAGCTCCAGGATGGCATCCACCAAAAGCTCAAAGATTTATAAGAAGAATTACTTTTAGAAAATCTGATCCTGTAGCAATGGCATGTATGGATTATGGCTACACCATTGTTCCATCTCAATCAGATAAAGATGATCAAGGCAGACTGCTAGATGATCCATTCGATCCAAGATGTACAGAGTGGCTTGTTGAAATACCAACAGAAGTTAGCTGGGCCAATATCCCTGGAGCAGATGAAATAGAGATAAACAACTTCTCGGCTCTCGCACAATTCGATTTCTATATGCAAGTTCAAACTTTTTATACTGAACATAATACTTCTGCAACTATAGAATTTCGTGAAAATGAAATAGAGGAGCTTTCCGAAGCAATTTTTAAAACAATAGATAACAATAACGGATATATATCTGCCGCTTTACTTGCGAGATTTGATGCAAATGCGACATTCCCAAGGCTTCCTTTTGAACCAATAGACGAAAAAACCTTTAATGAACTTCAATCTGAAGTTCTAAAAAGGCGAGTATCTAAGAATTTCTTTGATTCTCTAAGTCTCTATGACCAAGGTGAATTAACTGAAGCAGGTCCTGCAGGTTGTGATTCTGATAAATGCTTACTACCTTTATCTAAACCTCAATAGTAATAATCATATTAACAACTGCAGAAAGTCGAAAAAGTTTATTTTACCATTGATAATTATATTTACCAACAAAGGAGGTTTATCAAGTCTATTTGAAATTCATAAGAGAATATATATGTAGTTAGTTATAAAAAGCAGAAATTACGATGGCAAATCACCGATAAATAGCTAATGGTAGAGAAAGGACAATATTAATTCAGTAAAAAAGATGACAACTACTCATAAACAAGTGGAAATTCTAAGTAAAAGCACTAATGACGCAATTATTGATCAACTAAGAGCTTGCAATACTAAAGATGAAATCTTGGCCTTTGAAAGATGGTTTGACAAAACAGTCAATGCAGGACCGCTTTACGCAGTTATATGCCAATTGCTTAGAAATAGATCAATATCTAGGAGCACAGCTTCAAAATGGTTTGAAACCTTGCTCCAAAATAGAGATGAAAGAATAGAAAAAGGTTAAAAACTATATAGAAATTCTTTTTCTAGCAGATTGATAATTTAAGAATACCCTCTTGTGAATCCTTATCCTTGCTTAAAAAGGGAAGGGTCCAGAGGCTCCGGTTGAAGAAGTAAATCCAGTTAAAGCCCAAATACCGAAAGAAAACAATCCACATCCTATGAAAAACATCAAATGAGAAATATAACGGACCTTCTCTTTCTCTGATATCTCTCCTGACATAGGCAGATCGCCTAAAAATCGTGATTGATCACTCTTTGTACTAGCCATGAAAACTTGTTTATTCGTAAGGATTATGACACAAGGATCAATCAAAATGCATTAATTATTTTGCCTTGTTACGCAGAGAAATCAATAAGTCAAGGACTTTATCCTTTAAAACTAGGATTCATGCCGTTCTCCTGCGGAAAAATACTTTGCATAGATATTTTGAGAATAGGTAAATCTAAAGATTGCAAAAGCCTAAAGACCTAGTTTTAAAAAACTAAATCTTATAATCAAGTCTATAATGCTTAACTGGTTATAATTTGAATCTGCAAGAAAGACAACTAAAAATTTTATTATTTAAAAAGATATAATTAATATATATTTTGAATAATTAACCAAATTTCCCTGATATATAATCTTTTGTAGCCTTTTGAACTGGAGCATTAAATATCTTTTTTGTTTCGCCAAATTCTACCAAATATCCAACTTTCCCATCATGAGAACCTTCTTTCTTAGAAGCATTGAAGAATGCTGTCATATCACTAACTCTTAAAGCCTGTTGCATATTATGCGTAACAATAATAATTGTATATTTCTTTTTAAGTTCATGAATAGTTTCTTCGATTTTTATTGTAGATATAGGATCTAAAGCTGAACAAGGTTCATCCATTAAAATTACATCTGGCTCTATTGCAATTGTCCTAGCAATACATAATCTTTGCTGTTGGCCTCCTGATAATGAGTATCCACTTTCTTTCAATTTATCTTTACATTCATCCCATACTGCAGCTTTTCTTAGCGATTGTTCTACTAAATCATCCATATCTCCATTAAATCCATTAATTCTTGCCCCAAAAGCGATATTTTCAAAAATTGTTTTTGGAAAAGGGTTTGGTTGTTGAAAAACCATTCCAATTTTTCTTCTTACTTCTACAGGATCAATATCTAAAGAATATAAATCAATACCTTCAAATAATATTTTTCCCTTAAGCTGGCAACCTGCAATTAAATCGTTCATTCGATTTAAAGACCTAAGAATAGTAGACTTGCCACAACCAGAAGGACCTATTAGTGCCGTTACTTTTCCTTTAGGAATATCGCAAAATACATTCCTAACTGCATCCGAATCTCGATAACTTATAGTTACATTTTGAAGTGAAATTGAAGTCTCTTGACCAGAAGATTCTTTGGATAGCGTATTAGTACTATTCATTTTTCATATTATCCCTCAGAGGTAATATGGCTAACATATCTAGAAATAATATTCATGGCCAATAATATAATAACTAGTACAAAAGAAGCTGCCCATGCAAGTTCATTTTGAGCTTGATATGGCTCCAAGGCAAAGTTATAAATAAGAACAGAAAGAGAAGCCATTTCGTAAAACAAGTCTCCAAAACCTGTTATGTAATAACGAGAAAATAATGCCGTAAAAAGTAATGGTGCTGTTTCGCCAGCAGCTCTAGCTAAGCCCAAAACAATCCCTGTAGATATAGTTCTAAAAGCTGCAGGTAAAGTTATTTTTACAACTGTTGTGAACATAGAAGCACCTATACCTAATGCTCCTTTCCTTAGATCATCTGATACTAACTTAAGTCCTTCATCTGTAGTTTTAATAACTGTTGGTAGCATTAAAATAGACAATGCCATACCTCCTGCAATGCCACTAAAAGTACTTCCAAAAAGTATTTTAGTTGCTACTATCACAGCATAAATAAATACACCTGCAATAATAGAAGGAACTCCTGCTAGAACATTAGTTCCAAATCTAATAAATTTAGAGAATGCACCTCCTTTGGAATATTCAGCTAAATAAATTCCACCTCCAACCCCAATTGGTATAGATATTAATGAAGCAATAGTAGATATAATTAAGGTCCCCACAATTGCCGGTCCAATTCCTCCAGCTGAAAACATATCATCCCCTGGTGGTTCAGGTTCTAACAATAAAATATCAAGATTAATTTGAGAACCTCCTTTAATAATTACATATACAATTACTGAAATAAGTGGTATAACAGCAATAATTGCAAATAGAGCAGATATTATAGTAAATAATCTCTCATATAAATTCCTTTTAGAATTAAGATTGTATGTAAGTTTTGATCTATTCATTAATATTTTAAACTTAATTTCTTTACTATAAACTGTGCAAATATATTCACTATTAATGTTAATAACATAAGAACAAAGGCTGCATACATTAAAGATGAGACTTGACTTCCATCTGCTTCTCCAAATTGATTAGCCAACATTGCTGATATTGTGTATCCAGGTGAAAGTAGAGACCAATTAAAACTATTTGAATTCCCAATAATCATTGTGACTGCCATGGTTTCTCCCATTGCTCTCCCAAGTCCAAGTAAGACTCCACCAGCTATACCTGATATAGCTGCGGGAAGAATAACATTAAAAATAGCTACCCATCTAGTCGAACCAATTCCATAGGCTGCTTCTCTTAAACTATTAGGAACCTGATTAATTGAATCTCTTGATATTGAAGTAATAATAGGAAGAATCATTACTACCAAAATTAATATTGCAGGAGCAAGTCCAGGTCCAATAGGTTCTGTACTAAAAAAAGGAATCCAACCAAATGCTTTATAAAGCAAAGTTAAGAAAGGTCTTATAAAAGGCTCCATTACAAATATTGCCCATAATCCAAGAACTACTGAAGGGATAGCAGCCAATAGTTCAACCATTAAACCAATTATATCTCTTATCTTTTTAGGAATAATATCTTCGGTGATAAAAATTGCAGCGCCTACCCCAAGTGGGACAGCTATTAGTAAAGAAGATAATGAGGTTATCAAAGTACCATAAATAGCCGTAAATGCTCCATATTCATCTGATACAGGATCCCAAGCAGATGTTGTTAGAAACTCAAATCCATATCGACTCATTGAGTCAAGTGATTCATAAAAAATAACTATAAAAATACCTAATAAGACAATTGAAACTGTAGATGCCATTACAAGAGTAAACAGCTTAAAAGCTTTGTCTGTTAGCTTTTCTAAAGGCTGTCTCTTCTTAAGCAGAAACCTTTGCTCGCTCTCAATTGTCACTTTTGTAACTATGAGTACTATAAATCTATCAAATATAAATATTTTTTTATCAAATAAGTTCTTTTACAAATAATTTGGAATAAACATTTCTTTTCGTATAGATAAGTTAGTCACTTTCAAAGAATGCAAGGAAAAGCTGATTTTTGATATAACTTTTAGTTTTTTTCTATTGCATTAAATCTATAAAGTACTTAATTTTTATTTGATTCTATTTTTTTAATGCAACAAACTAACTTGAAAGCAGTCAACTTTGCCTTAATGTTCGCTCTTGCACTATTAACTGCTTATTTTACTTTAGAAAATACTGCCTCTACAACTATCAACATAATTCCGGGTGTCTCAGGGTCACTTCCCATAGCAGCATTAGTGATTATTTCATCTGGTGTAGGTGCTTGTGGAGCATGGCTTTTTGCCAGCTGGACTGACAAGTTAAGAGGGAACGAGATCAAAGAATTACAAGAGACTAAAAGTAGAATGAAGGACTTAGAAATTGATTTAAACAGATTAAAGACAAAGCAAAATAATATTTTGCCATTTATGAGTATGAGTAACTTCTCTAGTGAGAAAGAATCCACCCTTGACAAAGAAGTTGCTTAATAAAGAATTCTAAATTAAATAACTAATAAGATGGGCAAGGCAACTTCCCATCTTTTCTTATGTATAAAAGGTGAAATAGATTATCAATACTTAGTTTTTATTAGCAAAATAATTAATTAATCATGTCGCAATTCATAACTATAGATAAATATATGATCAAAATCCTATTTAATTATTAAACAAGGTAAGTAGAATATTATTAGAGTAAATTATAAAAATTATATATATTACTATATTCAATAATAAATCAATAATCTATAAGGAATTCTAATTTTCTAAATGAATCAAACTAAGTTAAGCAAATTCTAATAGGCTATGAGATTTAAAAATATGAAAGAAAGGTTGCTAGAATAGAAACGACAGTTTTTAACTGTCCAATTTGGAGGGGTGGTCGAGTGGTTGATGGCTCTGGTCTTGAAAACCAGCGAGGTGCGAGCCTCCGTGGGTTCGAATCCCACCCCCTCCGCTTTAAAAATTTCAAGAAATCTCATGTAATTAAAAATATTTAAAAATGCTAAACAGATTAATAAGAAGGATTCTTTACGGCAAAATACTTAATTGATCGAGTTTAATATAAGTTCGTATTTTCTTATGAAACATATTAAGTTTAAATAGTTTTACTAAGTCAATACTAATGAAAAGAGATAATTGTCAAAAAATATTTTTAAACTGAAAGGTTTTATATTATTAAGGAATGTTGATGGTCGCTGAAGAGGAAATATAGCTAATCAGTCCACATATCATGAGTCTTTTCACTCTCTTCTTTCTTACGTTCTTCCAAATATTTAATCCTTTTATTAA
It encodes:
- a CDS encoding class I SAM-dependent methyltransferase encodes the protein MQRVTEPELMQDLFQVQAYAENDFSEVNEKFLGAVEKCINKFRKTLDSSVLMIDLGCGPGQISEKIACRWPKANVIGVDDSQEMLNFARRRKNLNPKASLLEGLSYRKVNISSIAKGTNGLLKCADVVVSNSLIHHIHDPKIFWDCLMNISKKGSIHFHRDLRRPDSYQEAISLQKKYMPDAPAILSRDFLASLKAAFTVNEIKSQLYLYKFKNFDVIEVDDRYLDIIGFL
- the nrdJ gene encoding ribonucleoside-triphosphate reductase, adenosylcobalamin-dependent, with amino-acid sequence MSLATSKQDIGASYSSTEGASKDFPKSAPAANPVFYRTYSRKTPLGRESWEQVSTRNLEGLVQLGSLTKSEVDLMQRMQSEKKALPSGRWLWIGGTDWINKEKNFSGAYNCTSTNLIDWEAFALMMDLAMMGCGTGAIIEPHLINQLPIILNRIQINSVSNIGITKDSLRQEHTTKTINKNTVSIKVGDSRRGWVESYRTLLELSSDPQFNGNTVEVNIDLTDVRPAGESLKGFGGMANPVKLKDLYPRVADILTKGIGRQLTSVECCLLIDEAAVTIVAGNIRRSAGMRQFSSNDFLASSAKENLWQQDSNGNWRIDPERDALRMANHTRVYHSRPSLKEINDAVTKQFHSGEGAIQFAPEAIARSNADLLTTKKLKDQFIKIYCEEGKAESSKWLQNTFGPIEPYELEHRLGRYGLNPCGEILGADFHCNLAEVHLNQINPSDKEGQTNAFKAAALSVACLLNHRFEIDRYRKSRQLDPIVGVSFTGLFDFFVHAFGTPWLKWWEQGRPDSKEGQEFKIKEKEYLKSWKDVVNQTVWEYCDKHNLRRPNRCTTVQPAGTKSLLTGAAPGWHPPKAQRFIRRITFRKSDPVAMACMDYGYTIVPSQSDKDDQGRLLDDPFDPRCTEWLVEIPTEVSWANIPGADEIEINNFSALAQFDFYMQVQTFYTEHNTSATIEFRENEIEELSEAIFKTIDNNNGYISAALLARFDANATFPRLPFEPIDEKTFNELQSEVLKRRVSKNFFDSLSLYDQGELTEAGPAGCDSDKCLLPLSKPQ
- a CDS encoding RNA recognition motif-containing protein, whose product is MTTTHKQVEILSKSTNDAIIDQLRACNTKDEILAFERWFDKTVNAGPLYAVICQLLRNRSISRSTASKWFETLLQNRDERIEKG
- the pstB gene encoding phosphate ABC transporter ATP-binding protein PstB encodes the protein MNSTNTLSKESSGQETSISLQNVTISYRDSDAVRNVFCDIPKGKVTALIGPSGCGKSTILRSLNRMNDLIAGCQLKGKILFEGIDLYSLDIDPVEVRRKIGMVFQQPNPFPKTIFENIAFGARINGFNGDMDDLVEQSLRKAAVWDECKDKLKESGYSLSGGQQQRLCIARTIAIEPDVILMDEPCSALDPISTIKIEETIHELKKKYTIIIVTHNMQQALRVSDMTAFFNASKKEGSHDGKVGYLVEFGETKKIFNAPVQKATKDYISGKFG
- the pstA gene encoding phosphate ABC transporter permease PstA is translated as MNRSKLTYNLNSKRNLYERLFTIISALFAIIAVIPLISVIVYVIIKGGSQINLDILLLEPEPPGDDMFSAGGIGPAIVGTLIISTIASLISIPIGVGGGIYLAEYSKGGAFSKFIRFGTNVLAGVPSIIAGVFIYAVIVATKILFGSTFSGIAGGMALSILMLPTVIKTTDEGLKLVSDDLRKGALGIGASMFTTVVKITLPAAFRTISTGIVLGLARAAGETAPLLFTALFSRYYITGFGDLFYEMASLSVLIYNFALEPYQAQNELAWAASFVLVIILLAMNIISRYVSHITSEG
- the pstC gene encoding phosphate ABC transporter permease subunit PstC, producing MTIESEQRFLLKKRQPLEKLTDKAFKLFTLVMASTVSIVLLGIFIVIFYESLDSMSRYGFEFLTTSAWDPVSDEYGAFTAIYGTLITSLSSLLIAVPLGVGAAIFITEDIIPKKIRDIIGLMVELLAAIPSVVLGLWAIFVMEPFIRPFLTLLYKAFGWIPFFSTEPIGPGLAPAILILVVMILPIITSISRDSINQVPNSLREAAYGIGSTRWVAIFNVILPAAISGIAGGVLLGLGRAMGETMAVTMIIGNSNSFNWSLLSPGYTISAMLANQFGEADGSQVSSLMYAAFVLMLLTLIVNIFAQFIVKKLSLKY
- a CDS encoding LapA family protein; this encodes MQQTNLKAVNFALMFALALLTAYFTLENTASTTINIIPGVSGSLPIAALVIISSGVGACGAWLFASWTDKLRGNEIKELQETKSRMKDLEIDLNRLKTKQNNILPFMSMSNFSSEKESTLDKEVA